A genomic region of Mesobacillus jeotgali contains the following coding sequences:
- a CDS encoding hydrolase — protein sequence MEETKQKYYFNIESGEVLDTPAEQEGHLFTLIATGEEIKDLREYLEMNYKADWATYGNSHLHPFKDPDREHAEYDFAMKEIYAMVYKLGDAEARNHVKSMGIFTEEELRGL from the coding sequence ATGGAAGAAACAAAGCAGAAGTACTACTTTAATATAGAAAGCGGCGAGGTGCTGGACACGCCGGCTGAGCAGGAGGGCCATTTATTCACGTTGATCGCTACAGGTGAAGAAATCAAAGATTTGCGCGAATACCTGGAGATGAATTATAAAGCTGACTGGGCAACATACGGAAATTCCCATCTGCATCCTTTCAAGGATCCGGATCGGGAGCATGCTGAATATGACTTTGCGATGAAGGAAATTTACGCGATGGTCTACAAACTGGGTGATGCTGAAGCCAGGAACCATGTGAAAAGCATGGGGATATTTACGGAAGAAGAGTTAAGAGGCCTATAA
- a CDS encoding acyl-CoA synthetase, translated as MRWELDWLETRASLTPEAAAIADAGTGQEWSYREVNDRAKAIAAWMDSNGVKKGDRIALLAPNGICYFDLLFACGKIGAIFVPLNWRLSIDELAFIIKDCEPTFLAFHSNFTKEVTTIWGEEDRCIQINGTRFSRLMEQFAGPCEMNEINLDEEDPLAMIYTGGTTGKPKGAVLSHRAIIWNSISTITSWNLTNEDTTVTYLPLFHTGGLNALSIPILMAGGKVVLANDFTPEKAIDNLIKYKSTIVLFVPTMHHMLVKSQQFLEAEFLDMKLFLSGGAPCPLEIYEAYKKKGISFKEGYGLTEAGPNNFYIDPSEANVKRGSVGKPMLFHSIKLLDENESEVPAGQVGELVIKGKHAFSYYWKNKTATDHAWKDGWLHTGDLAKKDEDGYYYIVGRKKEMIITGGENVYPLEIEHWLCAHPLIREAAVVGIPDEKWGEVVTAFIVLEEGAVLGEQEAKMHCREKLGGYKIPKVIQTIGQMPKTHVGKIDKKQLKEVALAASDKPVS; from the coding sequence GTGAGGTGGGAGCTCGATTGGCTTGAAACAAGAGCAAGTTTGACCCCAGAGGCCGCTGCGATTGCCGATGCAGGGACTGGTCAGGAATGGTCGTACAGGGAAGTCAATGATCGGGCTAAAGCAATCGCGGCGTGGATGGATTCAAATGGGGTTAAAAAGGGAGACAGAATAGCCTTGCTCGCGCCAAATGGAATTTGCTATTTTGATTTGTTGTTTGCCTGTGGTAAGATTGGTGCCATTTTCGTGCCGTTGAACTGGAGGCTGTCTATTGATGAATTAGCCTTTATTATAAAGGATTGTGAACCCACGTTCCTTGCGTTCCATTCAAATTTTACTAAAGAAGTGACGACGATCTGGGGAGAGGAAGACCGCTGTATTCAAATAAACGGTACCCGATTCTCGAGACTGATGGAGCAATTTGCGGGTCCATGTGAAATGAATGAAATAAATTTGGATGAGGAAGATCCTCTGGCGATGATTTATACCGGCGGGACCACCGGAAAGCCCAAAGGAGCGGTTCTGTCACATCGGGCAATCATTTGGAATAGCATTTCCACGATTACTAGCTGGAATCTGACAAATGAGGACACGACAGTTACGTATTTACCTTTATTTCATACCGGCGGTTTGAATGCTCTATCAATTCCTATCCTGATGGCAGGAGGAAAGGTGGTGCTGGCCAACGATTTTACCCCCGAAAAAGCGATTGATAATTTAATAAAGTATAAGAGCACAATCGTCCTGTTCGTTCCGACGATGCACCATATGCTTGTAAAATCACAACAGTTCCTTGAAGCGGAATTTCTGGATATGAAATTATTTTTATCTGGAGGTGCTCCGTGTCCGCTTGAAATTTACGAAGCCTACAAAAAGAAGGGCATCTCCTTCAAGGAGGGGTATGGACTGACAGAGGCTGGCCCGAATAACTTTTACATAGATCCTTCAGAGGCAAATGTAAAAAGAGGATCAGTCGGCAAGCCCATGCTGTTCCATTCCATTAAGCTTCTGGATGAAAACGAAAGCGAAGTCCCTGCTGGCCAGGTAGGAGAACTTGTAATCAAAGGCAAGCATGCATTCTCCTATTATTGGAAAAATAAAACTGCTACCGATCATGCCTGGAAGGATGGCTGGCTTCACACGGGCGACCTTGCAAAAAAGGATGAAGACGGCTACTACTATATTGTTGGTCGAAAAAAAGAAATGATCATCACAGGCGGTGAAAATGTATATCCTCTCGAAATCGAACACTGGCTCTGTGCGCACCCTTTGATTCGAGAGGCTGCAGTGGTAGGCATTCCGGACGAAAAATGGGGAGAAGTCGTGACTGCGTTCATTGTTCTTGAAGAAGGAGCGGTTTTGGGGGAGCAGGAAGCCAAAATGCATTGCAGGGAGAAGCTCGGCGGGTATAAAATCCCGAAAGTAATCCAGACAATCGGCCAGATGCCGAAGACGCATGTAGGCAAAATTGATAAAAAACAACTGAAAGAAGTCGCTCTGGCTGCTTCCGATAAGCCAGTCAGTTAA